The Cellulomonas sp. S1-8 genome has a window encoding:
- a CDS encoding ABC transporter permease, protein MLNFLIRRTAAGIATLVVALFLMYLLVDRAIDPLQDLIESTAPNKQQLIDQRIADLNLDVNVVVRFFEWFGNLLTGDLGTAWRSGRAVDSLLTHAIGSTLELVTAATVLAVVLGVTVGIVSALRQYSAFDYVIIFLSFLLYSLPSFWVAVLLKQWAAIGFNDFLRDPVIAWPVIVGVSLLVGLLWSLAIGGSPARRLQVLGLASAANLAILAYIQLTGWLERPQIGPALLAVLGAGTAFAVVGVFAGLHNRRALWTGLTVVVLGVALYFPVQVLFDSVVESHWVIFGLAVLTAGLGYLVGRLYGGPDWQLSARTGAAVALIMGGLVFVDQVMQVWKPYFEALDGRPIPTFGDRTPNLGGNYWVQVLDSFTHLALPTATLVLIAFASYTRYSRSSMLEVMNQDYIRTARAKGLPERLVIVRHGFRNALIPLATVVPIDVITLLGGAIITEAVFARPGMGQLFVRSLEDAEIEPVMAYLLVTASLAILANIIADIVYATIDPRIRLDA, encoded by the coding sequence GTGCTGAACTTCCTCATCCGCCGCACAGCGGCCGGGATCGCCACCCTCGTCGTGGCGCTCTTCCTCATGTACCTGCTCGTCGATCGGGCGATCGACCCGCTGCAGGACCTCATCGAGAGCACCGCGCCCAACAAGCAGCAGCTCATCGACCAGCGCATCGCCGACCTGAACCTCGACGTCAACGTGGTCGTCAGGTTCTTCGAGTGGTTCGGCAACCTGCTGACCGGTGACCTGGGGACCGCCTGGCGGTCCGGCCGGGCGGTCGACAGCCTGCTGACGCACGCGATCGGCTCGACGCTCGAGCTCGTCACGGCGGCCACGGTCCTCGCCGTCGTCCTGGGCGTCACCGTCGGCATCGTGTCCGCGCTGCGCCAGTACAGCGCGTTCGACTACGTGATCATCTTCCTGTCGTTCCTGCTGTACTCGCTGCCGTCGTTCTGGGTCGCCGTCCTGCTCAAGCAGTGGGCCGCCATCGGCTTCAACGACTTCCTGCGCGACCCCGTGATCGCGTGGCCCGTGATCGTCGGGGTGTCGCTGCTCGTCGGCCTGCTGTGGTCGCTCGCGATCGGCGGCAGCCCCGCGCGTCGCCTGCAGGTCCTGGGCCTCGCGTCGGCGGCCAACCTCGCGATCCTGGCGTACATCCAGCTGACGGGCTGGTTGGAACGGCCGCAGATCGGCCCGGCGCTGCTGGCCGTGCTGGGTGCCGGCACCGCGTTCGCCGTCGTCGGCGTCTTCGCCGGCCTGCACAACCGCCGCGCGCTGTGGACGGGGCTGACGGTCGTCGTCCTCGGCGTCGCCCTGTACTTCCCCGTGCAGGTGCTGTTCGACTCCGTCGTGGAGTCGCACTGGGTGATCTTCGGCCTGGCCGTCCTGACCGCGGGCCTCGGCTACCTCGTCGGACGCCTGTACGGCGGCCCGGACTGGCAGCTGTCCGCCCGCACGGGCGCGGCGGTCGCGCTCATCATGGGCGGCCTGGTGTTCGTCGACCAGGTCATGCAGGTGTGGAAGCCGTACTTCGAGGCGCTGGACGGCCGGCCCATCCCGACGTTCGGGGACCGGACGCCGAACCTCGGCGGCAACTACTGGGTGCAGGTGCTCGACTCGTTCACGCACCTGGCCCTGCCGACGGCGACCCTCGTGCTCATCGCCTTCGCGTCGTACACGCGCTACTCGCGCTCGAGCATGCTCGAGGTGATGAACCAGGACTACATCCGCACGGCCCGCGCCAAGGGCCTGCCGGAGCGGCTGGTCATCGTCCGGCACGGGTTCCGCAACGCGCTGATCCCGCTCGCGACGGTGGTGCCGATCGACGTCATCACCCTGCTCGGCGGCGCGATCATCACCGAGGCCGTGTTCGCGCGGCCCGGCATGGGTCAGCTGTTCGTCCGCTCGCTGGAGGACGCCGAGATCGAGCCCGTCATGGCCTACCTGCTCGTGACCGCGAGCCTCGCCATCCTCGCCAACATCATCGCGGACATCGTGTACGCGACGATCGACCCCCGGATCCGGTTGGACGCATGA
- a CDS encoding ABC transporter permease — MSTPMTPPSGSPAEDEHVENEIELKEVAGLSQGQIVRRRFFRHKGAILGLVMLGATTLLALSSVGVGPLPGWWQWTPYETPSVQDAGRPSLALPTWLGGTGFMLGEHPFGQDEIGRDIFARVMAGVQTSLMVMVVIGGVSAVIGILVGAASGFFRGRSDTVLMRLTDLVITVPTLVIGAVVGKIAGGVSGLVFAIAMGLILWTTLARLVRGEFLSLREREFVDAARVAGASNVRIIFKHILPNAIGTVIVSVTLLMSAAILLETALSFLGFGIQPPEISLGQLINQYQQAFATRPWLFWWPGLFIVIIALSINFIGDGLRDAFDPRQKRIPSERKMAKAMEADASAARAITSTVRPGDDVRNAGTGMGS, encoded by the coding sequence ATGAGCACCCCGATGACACCTCCGTCCGGCTCGCCTGCCGAGGACGAGCACGTCGAGAACGAGATCGAGCTCAAGGAGGTCGCGGGCCTCTCCCAGGGGCAGATCGTCCGGCGGCGCTTCTTCCGTCACAAGGGCGCGATCCTGGGCCTGGTCATGCTGGGCGCGACGACGCTGCTCGCGCTGAGCTCGGTCGGCGTCGGGCCGCTGCCCGGGTGGTGGCAGTGGACCCCGTACGAGACTCCGTCGGTGCAGGACGCCGGCCGGCCGAGCCTGGCGCTGCCGACGTGGCTCGGCGGCACCGGCTTCATGCTCGGCGAGCACCCGTTCGGTCAGGACGAGATCGGGCGCGACATCTTCGCCCGCGTCATGGCCGGCGTGCAGACGTCGCTGATGGTGATGGTCGTGATCGGCGGCGTGTCCGCGGTCATCGGGATCCTCGTGGGTGCGGCGTCCGGGTTCTTCCGTGGCCGCTCGGACACGGTCCTCATGCGCCTGACGGACCTGGTGATCACGGTCCCGACGCTCGTCATCGGCGCCGTGGTCGGCAAGATCGCCGGCGGGGTCAGCGGCCTGGTCTTCGCCATCGCGATGGGGCTGATCCTGTGGACGACGCTCGCGCGCCTCGTCCGTGGCGAGTTCCTGTCGCTGCGCGAGCGCGAGTTCGTCGACGCGGCGCGGGTCGCCGGTGCGAGCAACGTGCGGATCATCTTCAAGCACATCCTGCCGAACGCGATCGGCACGGTCATCGTGTCGGTGACGCTGCTCATGAGCGCGGCGATCCTGCTCGAGACGGCCCTGTCGTTCCTCGGGTTCGGCATCCAGCCGCCGGAGATCTCGCTCGGCCAGCTCATCAACCAGTACCAGCAGGCGTTCGCGACGCGGCCGTGGCTGTTCTGGTGGCCCGGCCTGTTCATCGTCATCATCGCGCTGAGCATCAACTTCATCGGTGACGGCCTGCGCGACGCCTTCGACCCGCGCCAGAAGCGCATCCCGTCGGAGCGCAAGATGGCCAAGGCCATGGAGGCCGACGCCTCGGCGGCCCGCGCGATCACCTCGACGGTGCGCCCCGGTGACGACGTCCGCAACGCCGGCACCGGCATGGGCTCGTGA
- a CDS encoding ABC transporter ATP-binding protein, translating into MTLDTPPVPTRTDEPVLCVRDLGVDFYVDGTWYPAAADVSYDVHPGEVLAIVGESGSGKTQSSMALLGLLPPNGRARGSAKLDDRELVGMPRNKLRRIRGKEIAVIFQEPMTALNPVFPIGYQIVETLRAHFEIGPAEARQRAVELLRLVDLPDPETRVDAYPHQLSGGQRQRAMIAQALACDPKLLIADEPTTALDVTVQAEILKLMRDLRERIDAGIVLITHDMGVVADMADKIVVMKDGRIVDQGTTLDVFRNPQHPYTIKLLDAVPHLGRGSGRTATTTAVPVDAPADAPAGTSDTDEPLALDAHDLVIEYPGRRRTPTFRAVDGVSLQIRQGEVVGLVGESGSGKTTIGRAVVGLLPVTSGSLKIVGQDMVGASNKDLKPLRTKVGIVFQDPGSSLNPRLPIGESIAEPLLLHRGVKGQAAQREIERLLDQVRLPRAMRNRYPHELSGGQRQRVGIARSLALEPRLLVADEPTSALDVSVQAAVLDLFQELQREHGFACLFISHDLAVVEILADRIAVMRNGKLVEVGDAAQVVNEPRDPYTQRLIAAVPVPDPEVQRERRIARDALLEAQHAELVAEEARHAVDASRHDRRGIDEVDNERTHGTGV; encoded by the coding sequence GTGACCCTCGACACGCCTCCCGTCCCCACCCGCACCGACGAGCCCGTGCTGTGCGTCCGGGACCTCGGCGTCGACTTCTACGTCGACGGCACCTGGTACCCGGCGGCGGCCGACGTCAGCTACGACGTGCACCCCGGTGAGGTGCTCGCGATCGTCGGCGAGTCCGGCTCCGGCAAGACGCAGTCGTCCATGGCCCTGCTCGGGCTGCTGCCGCCCAACGGCCGTGCCCGCGGGTCGGCCAAGCTGGACGACCGCGAGCTCGTCGGGATGCCGCGCAACAAGCTGCGCCGCATCCGCGGCAAGGAGATCGCGGTGATCTTCCAGGAGCCGATGACCGCGCTGAACCCGGTCTTCCCCATCGGTTACCAGATCGTCGAGACGCTGCGCGCGCACTTCGAGATCGGCCCGGCGGAGGCACGGCAGCGCGCGGTCGAGCTGCTGCGGCTGGTCGACCTGCCGGACCCGGAGACGCGCGTCGACGCGTACCCGCACCAGCTCTCGGGTGGTCAGCGGCAGCGCGCGATGATCGCGCAGGCCCTGGCGTGCGACCCCAAGCTGCTCATCGCGGACGAGCCGACCACCGCGCTCGACGTGACGGTCCAGGCCGAGATCCTCAAGCTCATGCGCGACCTGCGCGAGCGCATCGACGCGGGCATCGTGCTCATCACGCACGACATGGGCGTGGTGGCCGACATGGCCGACAAGATCGTCGTGATGAAGGACGGCCGGATCGTCGACCAGGGCACGACGCTCGACGTCTTCCGCAACCCGCAGCACCCGTACACGATCAAGCTGCTCGACGCGGTGCCGCACCTGGGCCGCGGCTCCGGCCGCACGGCCACGACGACGGCGGTCCCCGTCGACGCGCCGGCCGACGCACCCGCCGGCACGTCGGACACCGACGAGCCGCTCGCCCTCGACGCCCACGACCTCGTCATCGAGTACCCCGGTCGCCGTCGCACGCCGACGTTCCGGGCCGTCGACGGCGTCTCGCTGCAGATCCGCCAGGGCGAGGTCGTGGGGCTCGTCGGCGAGTCGGGGTCGGGCAAGACGACCATCGGCCGCGCGGTCGTCGGTCTGCTGCCCGTGACCAGCGGGTCGCTGAAGATCGTCGGCCAGGACATGGTCGGCGCGTCGAACAAGGACCTCAAGCCGCTGCGGACCAAGGTCGGCATCGTCTTCCAGGACCCGGGCTCGTCGCTCAACCCCCGCCTGCCGATCGGCGAGTCCATCGCGGAGCCGCTGCTGCTGCACCGCGGCGTCAAGGGGCAGGCGGCGCAGCGCGAGATCGAGCGGCTGCTCGACCAGGTCCGCCTGCCGCGTGCCATGCGCAACCGCTACCCGCACGAGCTGTCGGGCGGTCAGCGCCAGCGCGTCGGCATCGCGCGCTCGCTCGCGCTCGAGCCGCGCCTGCTGGTCGCGGACGAGCCCACGTCGGCCCTGGACGTGTCGGTGCAGGCCGCGGTCCTCGACCTGTTCCAGGAGCTGCAGCGCGAGCACGGGTTCGCGTGCCTGTTCATCAGCCACGACCTGGCGGTCGTCGAGATCCTCGCGGACCGCATCGCGGTGATGCGCAACGGCAAGCTCGTCGAGGTGGGCGACGCCGCGCAGGTCGTCAACGAGCCGCGCGACCCGTACACGCAGCGGCTCATCGCCGCGGTGCCGGTGCCGGACCCGGAGGTGCAGCGCGAGCGTCGCATCGCCCGCGACGCCCTGCTCGAGGCGCAGCACGCCGAGCTCGTGGCGGAGGAGGCGCGGCACGCGGTCGACGCCTCGCGGCACGACCGCCGCGGCATCGACGAGGTCGACAACGAGCGGACGCACGGCACCGGCGTCTGA
- a CDS encoding ABC transporter substrate-binding protein → MSSTTVRATVGAGRDASRLRRRDARRTAGAVALVLGLGATAACTTEPEDPSRAGTVVVSADLPFASLNGATAAGRAPGSVLVRGLVQSGFTVLALDGTVTTDPSFGTVEKVADAPLTVRYTIAPTATWSDGVPVTPADLLLEWAARSGQLDEVVPQPGPDGRPGEVPDDVVAFGATSAVVARASAVPTVDGATVTVVYDTPVADWLPALDVNLPAHVVGRLALDPDAPDLPAARDDASPTSTPSASPADAADGTATPSATPTADATVEPTAGPTAEPTDTPTGDAVEQATAWAQAVVTAVQQQDRAALVPLAQVWRAAGRTGDVADDPTLTTTTGPYVLARVDATGVEAVRNDAYTGDGPAAFDRVRVRTDLDPLAQVDALAADEVDVAAPLSTPDVLAAAEALEDVALRTDGDAVLQVVLQQGGGGVFDPATHASAADPAAVTAALRTGFLASVPREQVVADAVRPLWARGEVSDVVAAQVGPAAPGSTPVDDEDATPAPPDEPLTVRVLTNSADPLRATALELLTAAAADAGFEVVAVAADDPAQALRTRPEDWDAALVPVVQEDLPVAGFVTRWRSGGATNVTGHADPALDVVLDALAAQTDAQDAADGVTTVSDALRAGGAVLPVVRTPVLTVAAARDAESDPGLPVVADVPVLTPAAADLTWWWGWTRR, encoded by the coding sequence GTGAGCAGCACGACGGTGCGGGCGACGGTCGGCGCAGGACGGGACGCGTCGCGGTTGCGGCGGCGTGACGCGCGTCGGACGGCCGGGGCGGTGGCGCTGGTGCTGGGCCTCGGCGCGACGGCGGCGTGCACCACCGAGCCCGAGGACCCGTCGCGGGCCGGCACGGTCGTCGTGTCGGCGGACCTGCCGTTCGCCTCGCTCAACGGGGCGACGGCGGCGGGTCGCGCACCGGGCAGCGTGCTGGTGCGCGGGCTGGTGCAGTCGGGCTTCACCGTGCTCGCGCTCGACGGGACGGTGACGACGGACCCGTCGTTCGGCACGGTCGAGAAGGTCGCGGACGCGCCGCTCACCGTGCGCTACACGATCGCACCGACGGCCACGTGGTCGGACGGCGTCCCCGTGACGCCCGCGGACCTGCTGCTGGAGTGGGCGGCCCGCAGCGGGCAGCTCGACGAGGTGGTGCCGCAGCCCGGTCCCGACGGCCGTCCGGGCGAGGTGCCCGACGACGTCGTCGCGTTCGGCGCGACCTCGGCGGTCGTGGCCCGGGCGTCCGCGGTCCCCACGGTCGACGGCGCGACGGTGACCGTCGTGTACGACACCCCGGTGGCCGACTGGCTGCCCGCCCTGGACGTCAACCTGCCGGCGCACGTCGTCGGCCGGCTGGCGCTCGACCCGGACGCGCCCGACCTCCCCGCCGCACGGGACGACGCGTCACCCACGTCGACCCCCTCCGCGTCCCCGGCGGACGCCGCCGACGGCACTGCGACGCCCTCCGCGACGCCGACCGCGGACGCCACCGTCGAGCCGACCGCCGGACCGACGGCCGAGCCGACGGACACCCCGACCGGCGACGCCGTCGAGCAGGCGACCGCGTGGGCGCAGGCCGTGGTCACGGCCGTGCAGCAGCAGGACCGCGCGGCGCTCGTGCCGCTCGCGCAGGTGTGGCGTGCGGCGGGGCGGACGGGCGACGTCGCCGACGACCCGACGCTGACCACGACCACCGGCCCGTACGTGCTGGCGCGCGTCGACGCCACCGGCGTCGAGGCCGTCCGCAACGACGCGTACACGGGGGACGGGCCCGCGGCGTTCGACCGGGTGCGCGTGCGGACCGACCTCGACCCGCTGGCCCAGGTCGACGCGCTCGCCGCCGACGAGGTGGACGTGGCCGCGCCGCTGAGCACGCCGGACGTGCTGGCGGCGGCCGAGGCCCTCGAGGACGTCGCGCTGCGCACCGACGGCGACGCCGTGCTCCAGGTGGTCCTGCAGCAGGGTGGCGGCGGCGTGTTCGACCCGGCCACGCACGCGTCCGCCGCCGACCCCGCGGCCGTCACGGCCGCGCTGCGCACCGGGTTCCTCGCGAGCGTCCCGCGCGAGCAGGTCGTGGCCGACGCCGTGCGCCCGCTGTGGGCGCGCGGCGAGGTCTCCGACGTCGTCGCCGCGCAGGTCGGCCCCGCCGCGCCCGGCAGCACGCCCGTGGACGACGAGGACGCGACGCCGGCCCCGCCGGACGAGCCGCTCACCGTCCGGGTGCTCACCAACAGCGCCGACCCGCTGCGCGCCACGGCTCTCGAGCTGCTCACGGCCGCCGCTGCGGACGCGGGGTTCGAGGTCGTGGCCGTCGCCGCGGACGACCCCGCGCAGGCGCTGCGCACCCGCCCGGAGGACTGGGACGCCGCGCTCGTGCCCGTGGTGCAGGAGGACCTGCCCGTCGCGGGGTTCGTGACCCGCTGGCGCAGCGGGGGAGCCACCAACGTCACGGGGCACGCCGACCCGGCGCTCGACGTGGTGCTCGACGCGCTCGCGGCGCAGACCGACGCGCAGGACGCGGCCGACGGGGTCACGACGGTCTCGGACGCCCTGCGGGCCGGGGGCGCGGTGCTGCCGGTGGTGCGCACGCCCGTGCTCACGGTGGCGGCCGCGCGCGACGCCGAGAGCGACCCCGGCCTGCCCGTCGTCGCCGACGTCCCGGTGCTGACGCCCGCTGCGGCGGACCTCACATGGTGGTGGGGCTGGACACGACGGTAG